One genomic window of Halococcus salifodinae DSM 8989 includes the following:
- a CDS encoding carbohydrate ABC transporter permease: protein MSSTDETYERISYDKRQGFWDFIESPIVIHFVLALAVLTVIVPIFWEVLTSLKTNEAVYNLNYFPRDPTLSSYYQVLIGESYWKAVLNSVIISTSTTVAVIILAVPAGYAFSRYRFRGDNILFIGVLFSRLFPPIGLIVPYYQIMSWLDLLNSLPGIIIAQIYLWLPLMIYIMRNFFMSIPQDLDESARVDGCTQLQAFRKIGLPLALPGVAACAILTFLYSWREFLFSLIVTTDLGSMPISVAVYQFVGDVSVQWASLAAASVIAIIPTILVVVFFQRYIVSGLTAGALKE from the coding sequence ATGAGCTCTACAGACGAAACCTACGAACGGATCAGTTACGACAAGCGACAGGGGTTCTGGGACTTCATCGAGAGCCCCATCGTAATCCACTTCGTCTTGGCGCTGGCGGTCCTGACCGTCATCGTCCCCATCTTCTGGGAAGTGCTTACGTCGCTCAAGACGAACGAGGCGGTGTACAACCTCAACTACTTCCCACGGGACCCCACGCTCTCGTCGTACTATCAAGTACTTATCGGTGAGAGCTACTGGAAAGCAGTCTTGAACAGCGTGATCATCTCGACGTCGACGACGGTCGCGGTGATCATCCTGGCAGTCCCGGCCGGATACGCGTTCAGCAGGTACCGGTTCAGGGGCGACAACATCCTCTTCATCGGTGTGTTGTTCTCCCGCCTGTTCCCGCCGATCGGCCTGATCGTCCCGTACTACCAGATCATGTCGTGGCTCGACCTGCTGAACTCGCTCCCCGGAATCATCATCGCCCAGATATACCTCTGGTTGCCGCTGATGATCTACATCATGCGGAACTTCTTCATGTCGATCCCGCAGGACCTTGACGAGTCCGCGCGCGTCGACGGCTGTACACAGCTCCAGGCGTTCCGGAAGATAGGGCTTCCGCTGGCGCTGCCCGGCGTGGCCGCGTGTGCCATCCTGACGTTCCTGTACTCGTGGCGGGAGTTCCTGTTCTCCCTCATCGTCACCACGGACCTCGGCTCGATGCCGATCTCCGTGGCCGTCTACCAGTTCGTCGGTGACGTCTCCGTGCAGTGGGCGTCGCTGGCCGCCGCGAGCGTCATCGCGATCATCCCGACGATCCTCGTAGTAGTCTTCTTCCAGCGGTACATCGTCAGCGGACTCACCGCCGGAGCACTGAAAGAATGA
- a CDS encoding mandelate racemase family protein, translated as MGPTITQIESTEFKYLLNDIGTDEAGFNLVYEPNTRTERKLFALKIHTDTGITGEYIGGNSPAAAQWNMFADYLIGKNPLKREKHWSEIKRALRKYDRMGIGPIDIALWDFAGKYYDAPIHELLGTYRTRIPAYASTYHGDENGGLDSPEAFADFAEECHEMGFRGFKLHGWGGSDVSRRIGREIAAVHAVGERVGDQMDLMMDPACEYETFADALKVGRALDKEEFYWYEDPFRDAGISQHAHQKLAQKLDTPILQTEHVRGLESHSDFIKNGATDFLRADPEYDAGITGAMKVAHAAEGFGADVEFHAPGPAQRHCIAAIRNTNYYEMALVHPDCSNTQPPVYEGNYSDMIEDVEDGTVPVPDGPGLGIDYDWNYIKNNRTGSTHVYE; from the coding sequence ATGGGGCCGACTATCACCCAGATTGAAAGTACTGAATTCAAATATCTACTGAATGATATCGGAACAGACGAAGCTGGCTTCAATCTGGTCTATGAACCTAATACAAGGACCGAACGAAAGCTGTTCGCTCTCAAAATTCACACTGACACTGGCATTACCGGCGAGTATATCGGTGGAAATTCACCAGCTGCTGCTCAGTGGAACATGTTTGCTGATTACCTTATCGGCAAGAACCCACTTAAACGCGAAAAGCACTGGAGTGAAATCAAACGCGCACTTCGAAAATATGACCGCATGGGAATTGGCCCCATTGATATTGCCCTTTGGGATTTCGCAGGCAAGTACTACGATGCACCAATTCATGAATTGCTTGGGACCTATCGCACGCGTATACCTGCCTACGCATCAACGTACCACGGCGATGAGAACGGCGGACTTGATTCGCCTGAGGCATTCGCTGACTTTGCCGAGGAGTGTCACGAAATGGGGTTCCGTGGATTCAAGCTCCACGGCTGGGGTGGTAGCGATGTTTCACGAAGGATTGGCCGCGAGATAGCGGCGGTTCACGCAGTCGGTGAGCGGGTTGGTGACCAAATGGATCTCATGATGGATCCTGCTTGTGAGTATGAAACGTTTGCCGATGCGCTCAAAGTTGGACGAGCCCTCGATAAGGAGGAATTCTATTGGTACGAGGACCCATTCCGCGACGCGGGGATTTCCCAACACGCTCATCAGAAGCTAGCACAGAAGCTTGATACGCCAATCCTCCAAACCGAGCATGTTCGAGGATTGGAATCGCATTCAGACTTCATTAAAAATGGGGCGACTGACTTCCTCCGTGCAGATCCCGAATATGATGCAGGAATCACAGGTGCGATGAAAGTTGCACATGCAGCCGAGGGATTCGGTGCTGATGTTGAGTTCCATGCGCCGGGTCCCGCTCAGCGCCACTGTATCGCGGCCATTCGCAACACTAACTACTATGAAATGGCCTTGGTCCACCCCGATTGTTCAAACACCCAGCCGCCTGTCTATGAGGGTAATTACTCCGATATGATCGAGGATGTCGAAGACGGGACTGTTCCGGTACCCGATGGCCCTGGTCTCGGGATCGATTACGATTGGAATTACATCAAGAACAACCGAACGGGGAGTACCCACGTTTACGAATAA
- a CDS encoding carbohydrate ABC transporter permease produces MFQSSEFWDYFVNTLIYSFGSLAISLGSGLVVALAINHVAHSRLRDAYSTLVMFSWAIPLAVVALIWKWMFTGNELGFFNMVLMDLGLIAAPIAWLSSPNFAMLAVMLTDAWARMPFAMLLLLAGLQSIPKHMYDAAKVDGATTFQTFRAITVQYLRPYIAIVALINWMFAFRAFAVVFPMTAGGPGTSTTIFSIHIYREGMINFNYGYASAVAVFIIGITLVVATFYVTMVMGGMDE; encoded by the coding sequence ATGTTCCAGTCGTCGGAGTTCTGGGACTACTTCGTGAACACGTTGATTTACTCGTTCGGATCCTTGGCGATCAGCCTGGGGAGCGGGCTCGTGGTAGCGCTCGCTATCAATCACGTGGCTCATTCCAGGTTGCGGGACGCCTACTCCACGCTGGTGATGTTCTCGTGGGCGATCCCTCTGGCCGTCGTCGCCCTGATCTGGAAGTGGATGTTCACCGGCAACGAACTCGGCTTCTTCAACATGGTGCTGATGGACCTGGGACTGATAGCGGCCCCCATCGCCTGGCTGTCGTCGCCCAACTTCGCGATGCTCGCCGTCATGTTGACTGACGCGTGGGCCAGAATGCCGTTCGCGATGTTGCTACTGCTGGCCGGGTTACAGTCCATCCCGAAGCACATGTACGACGCGGCAAAGGTCGACGGGGCGACGACGTTCCAAACCTTCCGAGCGATTACGGTCCAGTATCTGCGGCCCTACATCGCCATCGTCGCGCTCATCAACTGGATGTTCGCGTTCCGCGCGTTCGCCGTCGTCTTCCCGATGACGGCAGGTGGCCCCGGCACGTCGACGACAATCTTCAGTATTCACATCTACCGTGAGGGGATGATCAACTTCAACTACGGCTACGCGTCGGCTGTTGCCGTGTTCATCATCGGGATCACGCTGGTAGTCGCAACGTTCTACGTCACAATGGTCATGGGAGGCATGGACGAATAA
- a CDS encoding ABC transporter ATP-binding protein, which produces MSEHERSPVETPASRGGIASEDEDINVQIEEVTKVFEDEGGEEIVAVDDLNIDIRRGEFLVFVGPSGCGKTTSLRMIAGLETPTEGRIRIEDEDVTGYDPRERGIAMVFQNYALYPHMTVKGNMSFPLRIRNYPEDEIDSRVNEAADLLEIDDLLGRKPSQLSGGQQQRVALGRAIVREPSVFLMDEPLSNLDAKLRVQMRTELNEIHQRVGKTTIYVTHDQAEAMTLGDRVVVLNNGRLQQIGPPQYLYDNPVNRFVAGFIGEPPMNFLPVEIRETSDGYAAVGEFFEFELPADIVQDIGEWDRSLDHVTMGIRPEDLHDLSILDDDEYTENSVVEATVTVVEPMGSDKFLTLMSPTEETTEFGARVSPEIDVEPGDSIALSANLGKIHLFDDETGKNITY; this is translated from the coding sequence ATGAGTGAACACGAACGATCGCCGGTCGAAACACCGGCTTCGAGAGGCGGTATCGCTAGCGAAGACGAAGACATCAACGTCCAGATCGAGGAGGTGACAAAGGTTTTTGAGGACGAGGGTGGCGAGGAGATCGTCGCCGTCGACGACCTCAACATCGACATCCGGCGCGGCGAGTTCCTCGTCTTCGTCGGTCCCTCCGGCTGTGGCAAGACCACGTCGTTGCGGATGATTGCCGGCCTGGAGACACCGACAGAGGGACGCATCCGGATCGAAGACGAGGACGTAACCGGGTACGATCCGCGTGAGCGCGGCATCGCGATGGTGTTCCAGAACTACGCGCTGTATCCCCACATGACTGTCAAGGGGAACATGTCGTTCCCGCTCCGCATCCGCAACTATCCCGAGGACGAGATCGACAGCCGCGTCAACGAGGCGGCGGATCTGCTGGAGATCGACGACCTCCTCGGCCGGAAACCCTCGCAGCTCTCCGGCGGCCAGCAACAGCGCGTCGCGCTGGGCCGCGCCATCGTCCGGGAACCATCGGTGTTCCTGATGGACGAACCGCTGTCGAACCTCGACGCGAAGCTCCGTGTCCAAATGCGGACCGAACTCAACGAGATCCACCAGCGCGTCGGTAAGACGACGATCTACGTCACGCACGACCAGGCCGAGGCGATGACGCTCGGCGACCGCGTCGTCGTGCTGAACAACGGCCGGCTCCAGCAGATCGGCCCGCCGCAGTACCTCTATGACAACCCGGTAAATCGGTTCGTCGCCGGATTCATTGGCGAACCACCGATGAACTTCCTCCCGGTGGAGATCCGGGAGACGAGCGACGGCTACGCTGCTGTCGGGGAATTCTTCGAGTTCGAACTCCCGGCGGACATCGTCCAGGATATCGGTGAGTGGGACAGGTCGCTTGACCACGTCACGATGGGCATTCGCCCGGAGGACCTCCACGACCTCTCGATCCTCGACGACGACGAGTACACCGAGAACAGCGTCGTGGAGGCCACCGTGACGGTCGTCGAACCGATGGGCTCGGACAAGTTCCTCACGCTGATGTCGCCGACGGAGGAGACGACGGAGTTCGGCGCGCGCGTGTCTCCCGAGATCGATGTCGAACCCGGTGATTCGATCGCGCTCTCGGCCAACCTCGGGAAGATTCACCTCTTCGACGACGAGACCGGCAAGAATATTACGTACTGA
- a CDS encoding IS4 family transposase: protein MDELSSEAIRSLLTSLFSSQMVEDLAREREVVVRDRKIDVRMLVWTLVMGFAVGGEARSVAGYRRAYEAATDHSVYPSNFYDRFTEELATLLRDLLDHAVEEVAVPHTLIPAFEQFRDVIAVDATIVRLCRFLSEFKATHENESGLTLYLVHNVTEQSVISDEITDETTHESTLFETGSWLSGRLFLLDRGFFKFRRFALIDENGGFFVSRLKRSSNPVVTEELQEWPGRAIPLENERIYDVVGDLYREHIDVEVEVSFQRRVYDGVKSWDTKRLRVVGVRDEDADDGYRLYITNLPQDRFDPDEISTLYRARWVVELLFRELKSRYSLGKFETEKAHIVKIQVVAALLTLVVSRAILREFVEYAGEQDDECVFPQERWAATFRSLAQLILQEIAAGYGYPRPNLGEILYHEAKQPSPSRLILLQEVNAELCGDFSP, encoded by the coding sequence ATGGACGAACTCTCCTCAGAAGCGATCCGTTCTCTCCTGACTTCGCTGTTTTCCTCACAGATGGTCGAAGACCTCGCGCGCGAGCGCGAGGTCGTCGTCCGTGACCGAAAAATCGACGTCAGGATGCTGGTGTGGACGCTCGTCATGGGCTTCGCCGTCGGCGGCGAAGCCCGTTCAGTCGCTGGCTATCGCCGCGCCTACGAGGCCGCGACCGACCACTCGGTCTATCCCTCCAACTTCTACGACCGATTCACCGAAGAGTTGGCCACACTCCTTCGCGACCTCCTCGACCACGCCGTCGAGGAGGTCGCTGTCCCTCACACTCTCATTCCTGCGTTCGAGCAATTCCGTGACGTCATCGCTGTTGACGCGACGATCGTGCGGTTGTGCCGATTTCTCTCAGAGTTCAAAGCTACTCATGAAAACGAGTCAGGACTGACGCTCTATCTCGTCCACAACGTGACCGAGCAGTCGGTGATCTCCGACGAGATCACCGACGAAACCACCCATGAGAGTACGTTGTTTGAGACAGGTTCGTGGCTGTCTGGGCGGCTCTTCTTACTGGATCGTGGCTTCTTCAAGTTCCGTCGATTTGCACTAATCGACGAGAACGGCGGCTTCTTCGTCAGCCGTCTCAAACGGAGTTCGAATCCAGTAGTGACCGAAGAGTTGCAGGAATGGCCCGGTCGGGCCATTCCGCTTGAGAACGAGCGAATCTACGACGTAGTTGGAGATCTGTACCGGGAACACATCGATGTTGAAGTCGAGGTTTCCTTCCAGCGACGAGTGTACGACGGGGTGAAGTCGTGGGATACCAAGCGGTTGCGAGTCGTCGGCGTCCGCGATGAGGACGCCGACGACGGCTATCGGCTGTATATCACGAACCTACCACAGGATCGGTTTGACCCCGACGAGATTTCCACGCTGTACCGAGCGAGGTGGGTGGTAGAGTTGCTGTTTAGGGAGCTGAAGTCGCGGTACTCGTTGGGTAAGTTCGAAACCGAGAAGGCTCACATCGTGAAGATTCAGGTAGTGGCTGCTCTGCTGACATTGGTAGTCAGCAGAGCCATCCTTCGCGAATTCGTCGAGTACGCCGGGGAGCAAGACGACGAGTGCGTATTCCCGCAGGAACGCTGGGCGGCGACCTTCCGGTCGCTCGCCCAGCTGATCCTCCAGGAGATCGCCGCTGGCTACGGGTATCCTCGACCAAATCTCGGCGAGATCCTGTATCACGAAGCCAAGCAGCCATCGCCGTCACGACTCATCCTGCTTCAGGAGGTGAATGCCGAATTGTGTGGCGATTTTTCGCCTTAA